GCGCGACGTTCGGCGTCATCCGTTACGAGGCGAAGCCGCCGATCGGCGAGAGCTGGAACTACAACGTCGTCATCGCGGAGATCGAGATCCAGCCGGGCCAGGTGGTGAAGTCGGTGCGGCAGAACAGCGTGAGCTTCGAACGGTTGGCGCCGGGTTCGTTCTCTGGCGCGTCCGTCGCCGGTGGCGGGACCGCGGCGGGCAATGCGACGGCGGCGGCGTTGAACGAGGCAGGCGTGCCCACCGACGCCGACGCAGCCGTAGGCAAGATGATCGACCTCATCAACAAGAAGACCAAGAAGAAATAGGGTGCCGGGTGGGGAAACCGGGGAGAGAGAATCTCCGCGGTCCCACATCAAACTGCGCTTCTGGCTCGTGCGCCGAGGGTTGATACTGCGACCTTCGTCCGGCGACCGAGTGATGTCGATGCCACGCAGATTGCGGCTTCATCTGCCCGGCGGGTTCTACCACGCCACGTTGCGCGGCAACCATCAGCAGGCGTTGTTTCGCGCGGAATCCGACCGCCGTCTGCTGGATGCGATCGTCCAGAAGTCGCTCCTGAAATACGGCGCTCGCCTGCACGCGTACTGCTGGATGACGAACCATCTGCATTTCCTCGTGCAGGTGAGTGACGAGCCGCTGGGTGGCGTCATGCGTGAAATCGCATCCAACTACGCGCGCGCGTTTCAGAAAATGCTGCCCACTACCGGGCATCTGTTCGAACGGCGTTACCACGCGATGCTGGTTGATACCGACTCGTACCTGCTGGAGTTATTGCGCTACATCCATCTCAACCCGGTCAAGGCCGGGATGGCGCGTCGCGTGTCGGATTATCCCTGGTCGAGTCATCGTGCTTACGCCGGGAGTGACTCGCCCAGTTGGCTCAGCGCGGATTTCATCCTCGCGATGTTTGCACCAGACAAAGCTGCCGCGCACGCGGCCTACCGGAAATTCATCGCCGATTCCTCTCCCGAGAATGAATTCGATGAGACACGGCTCGAACAGTCCGGAATTCTTGGCGATGAAGAGTTCGTTGCGCGCGTGGCAGCATCTCTGTCGGTCCCTGCACGGCCCAACCCCACGATCCCACGCGCCAGGTTGCTGACCGACTTACTCGGAGAGGCCTGCCGGCGATTCACCGCCACCGAACAAGACCTGCTGTCGGACGCCCGCGACGCGCATCTGGTGAAAGCCCGGGGGTGGTTCGCGCGCGAGGCAACCACCGCTAGAGTTGCCACCCTCTCCGAAGTGGCGCGGTTTCTGAAGCGCGATCGGGCAACGCTTCGGTATGCCATGCGCCAGTTGGGCGAGGAAGCCCGGGTAACGGCTCAAAACCCCACCTGAATCCGGGATTTGAGGGGTCCAGCCGCGTTTCCCCACTTTCCTCACCCGGCACCCTCCAGTATCCTTCGCGGCCTCTTGCGGCAGTCGCGTAGCTCAGTGGTAGAGCACCTCCTTGACATGGAGGTGGTCGGTGGTTCGATCCCACTCGCGACTACCAATTCCCTTACAGACCGGCAGGTGCCAAATCGCGATCTTCTCCGAAGGTTCCCCCGGAGAGTCGCATGCTCAAGTTCCTTGGCAGCACGGTCGGCATCATTTAGACGTGCGGGCGAATGGATGGGCGCAAGGTCTGGCTCTGATCCTGCTGCTGGCTGCGGCCGGTGCGCGCGCGGCCGGGGTCGATATCGAGATCGACGGTCTGCCTGAAGAACAGCGCGATGCAGTTCGCGCCACGCTTGGCCTCGATGAATACGCCAAGCGCGACATCTCCCCGTCCGAGCTGAGGTCGGCGTTCAAGAAATCCGACGCGCAGATCAAGCAGGCGCTCGAGCCTTTCGGCTACTACAACGCGCAGGTCCAGAAGGAGCTGAGCGGCGACGCCACCAAAGGTTGGAAAGCGAAGTTCACCATCACGCCGGGCGAACCGGCCATCGTGCGCACGGAGCGTGTCGAGGTCGTGGGCGATGGCAACGAGCAACGCCGGGTCCGCAACGCGCTCGACGGTTTCGTTCCCAAGGTGGGCGAACGCTTCGATCACGCCTCGTACGAAGCGAGCAAGGCCGTGATCGATTCGAGCCTGCGAGGTGCGGGCTATCTAGATGCCACGATCACGCAGCGCCGCGTGACGATCCGGCCGGAAGAATCGTCCGCCGATGTCGATCTCGCCTGGGAGAGCGGGGTGCGCTACAAATTCGGCGACGTGCGCTTCGCGGGCAATGCTCCGTTTCCGGAAAAATTCCTGCGCGACTTCATCCCCTGGAAAGAGGACGCGTATTTCAACTCCGAGCAGGTATTGAACCTGCAGCAGCGGCTGGTCGACGCCGACTACTTCGAGCTGGTGTCGGTGGCGCCGGCACTCGACGAGAAGAAAGACGGCTCGGTGCCGATCGACATCCTGCTCAATCGCGATCAGCGCATGGTGTATTCGGGGGAGGTCTACTACAGCACCGACTTTGGCGCGGGTGTGCGTGTGGGCGCGGCGCGGCGCTGGCTGAACGACAAAGGCCACAAGGCCGACGTGCAGGCCGAATACTCGCAGCGCCTGCAGGAAGCGGCGGTGCACTATCAGATTCCGCGACCTCGCCGCGACGATCGTTCGTATGATTTCGGCATTGCGTACCGCGACGAAACCACCGACGTGAGCCGCTCGCGCAATTTCACGCTGGCGGCCTCGCGCTCGGAGAAACGCTGGCACGGGTTCACGCGCACCATCGGCTTGAAATATCTGCGCGGCGATTTTCAACTGGGCCGCGACGATGACAATCTCGAGTTCGGCAGTTCGAAGCTGCTGTTCGCGGAAGCATCGCTGAGCCAACGGCGCGTGAACGACCGGCTTTTTCCCCGCAAGGGATACGTGCTCGACTTCGGCGTACGCGCGGCGAGCGAGGCGGTGCTGTCGGACACCGACATCGCGCAGACCTGGGGCCGGTTGACTTGGCTGATTCCGCAGGGAGACAAGGCGCGCATCAAACTACGCGGCGAGGTCGGTGCGATGACCGTCGGCAACTTCGACGCACTGCCGCCGGACCTGCGCTTCTTTGCCGGTGGCGATCGGTCGATCCGCGGCTTCGATTACCACGAGATCGGCGAGATCAATGCCAATGGCATCATCATCGGGGGCAAATACCTCGCCGTGGCCAGCGCCGAGTACGAGTATTACTTCCGCGAGGACTGGGGCGCCGCGGTGTTCGTGGATGCGGGCGACGCGTTCACCGACACGTTCTCGGTCAATGTCGGCGCGGGCGTGGGTGTGCGCTGGCGTTCGCCGGTCGGACCGATCCGCATCGACGTGGGATTTCCGGTGCAGACGGATCTGCCGTTGCAGGATAGCTGGCGGCTGCACGTGCAGCTGGGGCCCGATTTGTGAAGGCGCCACCGCTCAAGAAAGTGTTGCTCTGGGGCGGCGGCGCGTTCGCGTCGCTGCTGGTGCTGGTCGCGGGCTTGCTCGCGTGGTTGCTGTTCACGACGTCGGGTGCGCGCTGGGTCGCGGACATGGCCACATCGCGGTTCGCACCCCAGGTGAAGTACGGAAAGCTGGATGGCACCATCGCAGGACAGCTCACGATCGCAGACTTCCGCTTCGATGGCGGCATCGACAAGGCACGCATCAGTATCGAATCGTTGACGATGGATCCCACGTTGATGATGTTGTTCTCGCGGGTGTTGCGGATCGACCATGCACGCGTGCGTGGACTCGTGTTGGTGTTGCCGCCTGAAAAGGACGAGGAGGAGCCCGACGAGCCGCTGTGGATCGAGCCGCCGCTCGAGATGACCATCAAGGATTTCCTGCTGGCGGATGCGACTATCTACCGCGAGAAAGAGAAGCTCGCGACGGTGCGGCAGATCGGCTTGAGTGCGCAGTGGAAGGCTCGCGAATTGATTGTCGAGACGCTCGCGGTGAAGCCCGGAGATGTCGGCGGAAGCCTGGTGGTGTCGGGACGCGTGACGCCGGAAGCGGATACGGTGCGCGGAGCACTGAAGGCACAGTGGAAGGAGGTTCTCGTGCCCGAGAGCCTGGCCGGACGCGTGATCGCCAGTCGCGGTGCGATTTCTCTCGACGGTACGCCGCAAGCGTATTCCGCCGCCGGTGAGCTCGACATCGGTCCGCCGGGCGAGCTGACGCACGTCGTGCTCGACGTCGCGGGCACCGACAAGATGGTCTCGCTCAAACAGCTCGAGCTGCAGCAACGCGCCGGGCAGTTCGCGATGACCGGCACGGTGCAGTTCGATCCGCAAGTGGCCTGGGACGTGAAAGCGCTGGCGCGCGAATTCAATCCGGGCGAGTTGCTGGCCGACTGGCCGGGCCGCGTGAATCTCGACGTCTCGAGCAAGGGCCAGTTGGCCGAAGCCGGTCCGCACGGCACGCTGCACATCGCGTCGCTGTCGGGAGAATTGCGCGGCCGGCCAATCGCGGGCGACGGCGACATCGAGTTTGCGGCGCCTGCGACGCTGGCCGGCGCTCTGCGCGTGTCGTCCGGCAAGAGCCGGATCGCGGTCAAGGGTTCGGGCGGCGACCGGAGCCAAGTCGACGCGACGGTCGAAATCGCCATCGCTTCACTCAACGACTGGGTGCCGGATACACAGGGTAGTTTGACAGGGCGGTTCACCGTGCAGGGCGTGTGGCCCAAACTCACGATCGCGGGCGCCGCGGATGGCAAATCGCTCGGCATGGGTGAGAACAGCATCGTGAAGCTGCACGTCGACGCTTCGGTTGCGAGCCCGCTGGATCCCGATGGCAAGGTGCACGCCGTGGCCACGCAGGTCACGGTAGGTGGACAGGTATTCGCGCAAGTGACGCTCGACGCCTCCGGCAATCAGGCGAAGCATCATGTGACTGCCAGCGCGGACAGCGAACAATTCGATGGCACGGTGGAATTGGCGGGCGGTCGCACGAAGGACGGCTGGAGCGGAGAGCTCGCCAGGCTGGATTTCAAGGCCGCCGACATCGCCACGCTCACACTGCGCGAGCCGTCGCGCCTGGTGCTGGAGAAAGGCAATGTGTCGCTGTCGCAGACCTGTCTCGAAGACCGGCCGACGGTGTTGTGTTCGGCCATGAAGTTCGAGGCATCGGGCGCGCTCGATGCGGGTTATTCCTTCGAGCGAGTGCCCCTCAAGCTCGCCAACTCGCTGGCGCCGGAGGCGTTGGCGGGCGAGTTGCAGGGCGAATTGCAGGGGCATGGCCGGGTGCGCCGTGGTGCCGACGGGCAGTGGATAGGTGATCTTGCCGTGAAGTCGGAGTCGGCGCGGCTGGTAGTGGCGCAGGAGGGCGAGGATGCCAACGCGGGCGCGGCGCCGCTGGCGTCGCGGGGCACGCTGCTCATCTATGAGGATCTCGACATGCAGGTGGATTTCGCCGGCGTGAAAGCAGCCGCAAGGCTGACGGCGAAGCTCGATCACGGTGGCAACGTCAGCGCGAGTGTCACGGCATCGGACTTGAATGCTCCGACGCCGAAGATCGCCGGGAAGATCGATGCCGCGATGCCGACGCTGGCGCCCTTCGGTGCTTTCGTCCCGGCCGTTGCGAATCTCGACGGCGCGGTGAACGCGCAGATCGAGATCGGCGGCACGATCGCGAAGCCGGAGTTCACGGGCAATGTCGACGCCACCAAACTACAGGCTGACCTCGGCGCGCTCGGCATCGAGCTGCGCGACGGACGCCTGCGCGGCGAGGCGAAGCGTACGGGGGGATTCAATCTCGCCGGGTCCGTGGCTTCGGGGAAAGGGCACCTCGAATTCGAGGGCGCGATGGACGAGCGCGGTGTCGTGGACGTCAAAGTGCTCGGCCAGAATTTCCTGGCGGCGGATATTCCGGCGGCCAACGTCGTCATGACGCCGGACCTCACACTCACCGGCGATTCGAAGGGCTATCTATTGAAGGGTGAGGTCACGATTCCGAGCGCGACGATCAATCTGCAGAAGCTGCCGCAGGATCAGCCGCCCGGGGTGTCACCGGACGTGGTCGTGATCCGCAACGGCAAGGAAGTGGATCGCGCGGCGCAGAGCGCGGGGTTGCCGATCACGGCGCTGATCACGGTGAAACTGGGCGACAAGATTGCCATCACCGGTTATGGGCTGGACGCGACAGTGTTCGGTCAGCTCGTCGTGCGCGAAGCGCCGGGCGTGCCGACCTCGGGGTCGGGCCAGCTGACGGTGGCGGGGCGCTACAAGGCGTACGGACAGGACCTCACCATCAAGGACGGGCGCCTGCTGTTCGCCGGTACGCCGCTCGACAATCCGCGTCTTTCGATCGTGGCAACGCGTGAGATCAGCAGCGCGATGACGACGGGGCTGCGCATCGGCGGGTCGGCGCAGAGGCCCATCATCACGGTGATCTCGGATCCCAACGTCGGCGAGGCCGATGCGTTGTCGTATCTTGTAACCGGCCGTTCGCTGTCGGATGTGGGCAGCGCCAGCGGCAGTTCGCAGTCGGCTCTCGCGTCCGCGACGCAGTCCCTCGAAGGCGCCGCGGGTGGTTTGGTGGCGAAGCGCATCGGCAATCGGCTCGGCCTCGACGAGGCGGGAGTGGAGGAGAACGAGTTGATCGGCGGCTCGGCGCTGACGATCGGCGAATACCTGTCGCCGCGGTTGTATCTGAGCTATGGCGTCGGCTTGTTCGAGCCGGGCGAGGTCATCGCGCTACGCTACAAGCTGTCGGATTCCGTGGGCGTCAAAGTGCAACGCGGATCCGAAGAGACCCGCGCCGGCGTCGAGTACCGGATAGAGAGATGAAGGAGGGTGCCGGGTGGGGAAAGTGGGGAAAGCGGCTTTCCCCACTTTCCCCACCCGGCACCCTTACATGCCTTCCAGCTTCTTGATCTTCGGCTTGTCGAGCGTCTGCGCGGCTTTCCAGTAGCCGGCCCAGGGATCCTTGCGTTGCTTCGCCACGCGATCCGGCACGTTGTGCAGATTGAAGTGCGTGCCACGGATGTCTTCATCGATCTCATCCCAGCTCACGGGCGTCGAGACGCCCACACCCGGCCGCCAGCGCGGCGAGAACGCCGCGACCGCGGTCGCGCCGAACCCATTGCGTAGATAGTCGACGAAGATCTTGTTCTTGCGATTGCGTTCGCCGGTCTTCGACGTGAACATCGTCGGGGCGAGTTTCTCCATGAAACGCGTGACGCCGCGTGTGAATTCCTTCGCGGTGTCCCATTCCGGCAGCGCCCCGGTCAGCGGGATCACGACATGCAGGCCCTTGCCGCCGGTGGTTTTCACCCACGATTCGAGGCCGAGATCCCGCATGAGCTTGCGGATCGCAAGCGCGGCTTCGCGCAGCGGCGGATAGGGCAGATCCGCGCCGGGGTCGAGATCGAACGTGAGCCGATCCGCGCGCGTGGGCTTCGGCATCACCGCGCCCCAGCCATGCAGCTCGACCGCGCCGACCTGCGCCAGATGCAGCAGGCCTTCGGGCGAATCGCAGACGACGAAATCCGGGTCCTTGTCGGCATTGGGAATCTTCACGACGCGTAGTCCGGCGCCCGACTTTTCGAGGAAATGCTTTTGAAAAAACGGCTGTGACCCGTGAGTGTTGCGCAAGATCGAGAGCGGCCGACCGCGGTAGTGCGGCATCGCCGCTTCGCCCACCGCGTCGAAATACTGCGCGAGCTGTAGTTTGGTCACTCCATCGTGGGGGAACAACACGCGCTCGGGATGGCTCAGCGAGACTCCGCCGATTTGCGCGGCCGCATCCGCGGACTTCGCCGCGCGGGCAGGAGCCGCGCCCCGGCGTGCTGTCTTCGCAGTCTTACCACGTGTGCTGCTTTGCTTTTTCACCACGGCCTCGACTCTGAGCGGTTCTTCGCGCACGACCGTCTTCGCGTCCCGGTCGGCGCGCAGCCCGAGATACCTGGGTTGCCGCAGGATGCCACCGTGCGTCCAATCCGCAAATGCCACCTGGATCACCAGCTCCGGCCTCATCCAGTGCCAGATCTCGCCCGGGCGCTTGTCCGGCAGTTTGTCGAACGGGCTGTCCCTGCGCCCGAGCTTCTTGACCCGCGTCACCCACTCGGCGCGCTCTGGTGCATCGAATCCCCCGCCCACGCGCCCGACATACCTCAATCCCTTGGCGGACCTCACGCCGACGAGCAGGGACGAGAACGTGCCCGTCCCGCGTCCGGGTAGATAGGCGGCGCCGCCCACCACGAACTCCTGTTCACGATGGCATTTGACCTTCAGCCAGTTCTGCGACCGGTCACCGGTATAGGGTGAATCGACTTTCTTGGCGACCAGCCCTTCGAGGTGCTGGTTGCAGACGCGCTTCAGCAACTCCGCGCTGTCGCTGTGGATCTGGTCGGCGAGGCGGATCGGCCCCTTGGCTGGCAATTTGTTGAACGCCGCGTCAAGGCGGATCTTGCGCTCGGAAAGCGGCAAAGTGCGCAAATCCTTCCCATCGTAGAACAGCAGATCGAACGCGCAGAACGCGAGTTCCTCGAGCCGCCCCTGCTCGAGCATGTGCTGCAGCAGCGAGAAATCCGAACGGCCATTGGGATCGGTGACGATCAACTCGCCATCCACCCACGCGCCCGATAGTTTGAGCTTCTGCAACGCCTCGACGACGGGCCCCACCTTGTGAGTCCAGTCGATTCCGTTACGCGAGATGCAGCGCACGTCGTCGCCATCGCAGCGGCACAGCAGCCGCACGCCGTCGTACTTGAGCTCGAAGACCCAATCGTCGCCCTCGGGCGCCGCGTCGACCAACGTCGCCAACTGCGGCTTGATCGAGGCGGGCAGCGCTTTGCCATGTGTGCCCCTGGCTTTCGCCGATCTCGGCTTAGGCCCGCCGCCGCGCACCGGTTTGGGCACCCCTACCGACGTCTTCAGCTTCTTCGCACGCACCATGCGCCCCGGCGCATCCGCCTGGCCCGCATCGATGACATCCGCGTCCGCGCCCACGCGCGCCGCGAAATCGCCGGACTTCATGAGCAGCCACTGCTGCGCCTTGCCCTGCATCCGCGTACGCACCAAGTGCCAGCGCCCGGACAACTTCTTGCCAAACAGCTCGAATTCGAGATGCCCCTTCTTCAGCGCCTTCGCCGCGTCGCCGTGCGGCTCCCAGTGGCCGTTGTCCCAGATGTCGACGTGACCGCCGCCATATTCGCCCTTCGGAATATCACCCTCGAATCTGGCATAGGCGATGGGATGGTCTTCGACTTCGACCGCGAGCCGCTTGTCTGCCGGGTCGAGCGACGGGCCCTTCGGCACCGCCCAGCTGCGCAATGTGCCTTCCCATTCGAGGCGAAAATCCCAATGCAGCCGCCGCGCCGCGTGCTTCTGGATGACGAAGATGAGTCGTTTTCCGCGGGCGCCGCGCGCTCTGTCGCTGGGCTCGGCGGTCTTCTTGAAATCGCGCTTGGCCGCGTAGCGTTTCAGCCGCGTGTGTTCAGCGCGATTTCCTGCGTCGGCCATGCATCAGGCGCGCCGCGCGGAGCGCGGGTGGGTAGTCCGCCGCCGCACAGCGCTGTGTTTGCGTTTGCTTGCGCGCGCCGCCGGTTCGCCCGAGCCGCCTTTCTGATCCAGGCTCCGTTGCAGCAGCGACATGAGATCCACGACCTTGCCGCCGCCACCGGCGACACGTTCGGTCACTTCCTCTTCAGGCTCGGTCAACGTATGCGTCTGCCCGGCCTTCACCTTCTGCTCGATCCGCTTCATCAGGTCGTCGCGATAGGTGTCGCTGAACACCTCCGGTTTCCATTTCTCCGTCATTTCATCGACCAGCTTCAGCGCCATCGTCAGCTCGCGGCCACTGGCATTCGCGGCAGCTTTTTTCGTACTGGCAACCACGTCCGGATGCGGCTGGATCTCCTCGTGATAACGCAGCGTGTTCAGCACGATGAGCTTGTCGACCGGCATCAGCGCCGCGACGTGCTGCCGGCTGCGCAGCACGAATGTCGCCACGGCAAGCTTCTTCGATTGCTCCAGCGCTTCGCGCAGCAGCGAGTAGACGCGCTCGCCGTTCTTGTCGGGCACCAGGAAGTAGGGCGTGTCGAAGTAGTAAGGCGCGATCGCGTCGCGATCGACGAAGGTCTGGATGTCGATGGTGCGAGACGCTTCGACATTGGCGCGGCGGAAGTCCTCGTCCGTGAGCACCACGTATTCGCCCTTTTCATATTCGAACCCCTTCACGACCTGGTTCCAGTCGACGACCTTGCCGGTGGCCTTGTTGTAGCGTTGATAACCCACCGGCGCGAAATCGCGCTTGTCGAGCAAGTTCAGATCGAGCTCGTGCGCCTTCGCCGCGGTATGCAAACTCACCGGGATGTGGATCAGGCTGAAGCTGATCGCTCCATTCCACAGTCCGCGCGCTCCGCGTTTGGGCCTTTGACCGTTTTCAACGGTTCCGTCACCGGAGTCCTTCCTGGTTCGCTTAGGAATGGCCGCTCTCCACCTGGACTAGTTGGGGTTCACGCGGCACCGCCTCGCGGCGCAGCTCCTGTTGCAGATTGGGCCGGCGCCGCTTTTCGGGCGAGGCATCGAGCGATTCCCAGTGGCCCGAAGCAATCGATCTATGGATCCCTTCGATAATTGCGACGTCGATGAGGCCTTCGATGCCGGAAGGCTCGGGCCGGCGGTTCTTGCGCACACACTCCGAGAAGTAAACGAGCTCTGGCGCGAACTGGTCGCTCTTCGCGAATTTCTTGGTCTTTTTCTTCTCGCCGATCTTGAGCTGGTAGCTGAGCGCTTCGGTGTAGTCGAACGCCGGTTCGACGACCACGCTGCCTTTCGTCCCGACGATCTCGTAACGCGAGGTATCCGCCGCGCCGAAACTGCAGATGAAGTTCGCGATGCGCTCTTCGGGAAACTTCATGATCACATGGACGGTTTCGGGCACTTCGGTGAAGCGCTTGTCGCCGCTGTTGGTCGTGGTCGCCCAGACCTGAGTGGGGTCCGCCGCGAACACGCAGCGCGCCGCGTTCAGGCAATAGATGCCGATGTCGTATTCCGGACCGCCACCCAGCGCGCCTTTGGTGCGGATGTTGCCGGCCTTCACCTGCATCGTGAATTGCGAGTCATAAAAGCGCGCCGCTCCGATGCGCTTCTTGCGCACCAGATCCGCGACTTCGAGATTGCAGCGCTCGAAGTGCAATCGATAGGCGGTCATGAGCTGAACGCCATTGCTTTCACAAGCCTCGATCATCTCCTGGCATTCTCGCACGCTCGGCGCCAGCGGCTTCTCGCACAACACATGCAGTCCCGCGTTCGCGGCCTTGACGGTCCACTCCGCGTGCAGACTGTTAGGCAGTGCAATGTAGACCGCGTCGATCTGACCGCTCCCGAACAAATCAGCGGCCGTTTCGTAGGAGTGCAGCAGCTTCACGCCGTACCGCTTGCCGAGCTGCCGCAGCTTTGCCGGCGTGTCCGAAACGAGGGCGGTCAATTGCGCATGGGCTTTGGCGTGCTTGAAGGCGGGTAGTACCGCCGCCTGGGCTATATGACCGAGCCCCACCACTGCGAAGCGCAGCGGTGCCGATTTCGACCGTGTTTTCATGTGCTTCAGTAGATGCGGCGCCCGCCCGGCCCGATATCAGCCAATCGCCCGCACGGCTGTCGGAATTGATTCTGCAGGCCCGCTTTGGCAGGATGCCGGGCCCGCGCTAACCCGCTGATTTTTTTACCCTATGCCAGCCATCACGCTGCCCGACGGCAGCCGCAAAGAATTCGCCCAGCCCGTCACCGTCGCGGAGGTCGCCGCGAGCATCGGCGCGGGCCTCGCCAAGGCGGCCCTCGCGGGCCGCGTGAACGGGAAGGTGGTCGATACCTCGTTCGTCATCGAGAACGACGCGACGCTTTCGATCGTCACGGAGAAGGATCCGGCGGCGCTCGAGGTCATTCGCCATTCGACCGCCCATCTGCTCGCGATGGCGGTCCAGGCTATCTACCCGAAGGCGCAGGTCACCATCGGGCCGGTCATCGAAGACGGCTTCTACTACGACTTCGCGTTCGAGCGCCCGTTTACGCCGGAAGATCTCGAGAAGTTCGAGGCGAAGATGAAGGAACTCGCTGCGGCGGACCTCAAGGTCACGCGGCGTGTCATGCCGCGCGACGCGGCCGTCGAGCTGTTCAGGGGTATGGGCGAGCTCTACAAGGCCGAGATCATCGCCAGTATTCCGGCGAATGAAGACATCTCCTTGTACGGCCAGGGCGACTGGTTCGACCTGTGCCGCGGCCCGCACGTGCCGTCGACCGGCAAGCTCAAGAGCTTCAAGCTCATGAAACTCGCCGGCGCCTACTGGCGCGGTGATCACCGCAACGAGATGCTCCAGCGCATCTACGGCACTGCCTGGCTCAACGACAAGGATCTCGCGGCGTACCTGCACCGGCTGGAAGAAGCCGAGAAGCGCGATCACCGGCGCATCGGCAAAGACCTCGACCTGTTCCATTTCCAGGAAGAGGCGCCGGGCGCGGTGTTCTGGCATCCCAAGGGCTGGCGCATCTTCCAGCAGCTGATCGGCTACATGCGCAAGCGCCAGGACGACGCGGGCTACGGCGAGGTCAATGCTCCGGAGATCATGGAATCGAGCCTGTGGGTCAAATCCGGCCATCTCGAGAAGTTCGGCGAGAACATGTTCCTGACGAAGACCCCGGACGAGCGGGTCTACGCCATCAAGCCGATGAACTGCCCGGGCCATATCCAGATCTTCAACCAGGGCATCCGCAGCTATAAGGATCTGCCGATCCGTTTCGCGGAGTTCGGCAAGGTGCACCGGTACGAACCATCCGGCGCGCTGCATGGGCTCATGCGCGTGCGCGCGTTCAACCAGGACGACGCGCATATCTTCATCACCGAGCAGCAGATCACCGACGAATCGGTGCTCATCATCAAGCTGCTGCTCTCTATCTATAAGGACTTCGGGTTCGACGAGGTGTCCGTGAAGTTCGCCGACCGGCCGCCGAAGCGGGTGGGGTCGGACGAGATCTGGGACCGGTCCGAAAAGGCGCTGAAGGCGGCTGCCGCGGCCGCCGGCATCGAATGCGACTACAACCCGGGCGAGGGTGCCTTTTACGGCCCGAAGCTCGAATTCCACCTGAAGGACGCCATCGGCCGGACCTGGCAGTGCGGGACCCTCCAGGTCGATCTGAACCTGCCCGGGCGCCTCGGGGCCACTTATATCGACGAACACAGCCAGCGGCAGACCCCGGTCATGCTGCACAGGGCGATTTTTGGCAGTTTGGAGCGGTTTTTCGGCATTTTGCTCGAGCACCACGCCGGCAAACTGCCCGCCTGGCTGGCCCCGACCCAGGCCGTGGTGATGAACATCACCGACCGCCAGGACGCCTACTGCAAACAGGTTGTGGAAACACTTAAAAATCAAGGGATTCGCACCGAGATTGACTTGCGGAACGAAAAAGTGGGCTTTAAGATTCGCGCCCACACGCTGCAGCGCGTGCCATATCTATTGGTGGCAGGCGACAAGGAAGTAGCAGCGAATCAGATTTCTGTGCGCACCCTGAGTGGCAAGGATCTCGGCACGATGTCCCCGGAAGACTTTGTTAGTCGGCTCCGTGCGGAAGTCGAGAGCCACGGTCGCACGTTTTTGGAGGATTGATTTATCGCTATTGCAGCCAAGCGCGTTCGACGCAACGAGGAGATCACGTCACCGAAGGTGAGAGTTATTGGGGCCGATGGCGGCCAGGTCGGGGTGCTAACCAGATTCGAAGCACTCGATCTCGCGAAGAGCGCCGAGCTCGATCTCGTCGAAGTGTCGCCCCAGGCCGATCCGCCTGTCGTGCGCGTGATGGACTTCGGCAAATTCCTGTTCGAACAGAACAAGAAATCGCATGCCGCGAAGCGCAAGCAAAAGCAGATACAGATAAAAGAGATCAAGTTTCGTCCCGGTACGGATGAGAACGATTACCAGATCAAACTGCGTAACATCATTCGCTT
This sequence is a window from Pseudomonadota bacterium. Protein-coding genes within it:
- the infC gene encoding translation initiation factor IF-3, encoding MAIAAKRVRRNEEITSPKVRVIGADGGQVGVLTRFEALDLAKSAELDLVEVSPQADPPVVRVMDFGKFLFEQNKKSHAAKRKQKQIQIKEIKFRPGTDENDYQIKLRNIIRFLTEGDKAKVTLRFRGREMAHTEIGRKLLDRLVADLREHASIEQNPLMEGRQMVMMFGQKKK
- the thrS gene encoding threonine--tRNA ligase, with amino-acid sequence MPAITLPDGSRKEFAQPVTVAEVAASIGAGLAKAALAGRVNGKVVDTSFVIENDATLSIVTEKDPAALEVIRHSTAHLLAMAVQAIYPKAQVTIGPVIEDGFYYDFAFERPFTPEDLEKFEAKMKELAAADLKVTRRVMPRDAAVELFRGMGELYKAEIIASIPANEDISLYGQGDWFDLCRGPHVPSTGKLKSFKLMKLAGAYWRGDHRNEMLQRIYGTAWLNDKDLAAYLHRLEEAEKRDHRRIGKDLDLFHFQEEAPGAVFWHPKGWRIFQQLIGYMRKRQDDAGYGEVNAPEIMESSLWVKSGHLEKFGENMFLTKTPDERVYAIKPMNCPGHIQIFNQGIRSYKDLPIRFAEFGKVHRYEPSGALHGLMRVRAFNQDDAHIFITEQQITDESVLIIKLLLSIYKDFGFDEVSVKFADRPPKRVGSDEIWDRSEKALKAAAAAAGIECDYNPGEGAFYGPKLEFHLKDAIGRTWQCGTLQVDLNLPGRLGATYIDEHSQRQTPVMLHRAIFGSLERFFGILLEHHAGKLPAWLAPTQAVVMNITDRQDAYCKQVVETLKNQGIRTEIDLRNEKVGFKIRAHTLQRVPYLLVAGDKEVAANQISVRTLSGKDLGTMSPEDFVSRLRAEVESHGRTFLED